GGAAGAGAATGTGCTGCGACCCGGACGGGACGGGCATGGCGCCCGCGGTGGCGCAGAAGGCGGCCACCGCCTCGTCCGGGAACCCGCCCAGGTACTCGGCCGACCAGTAGTTCCGCCGACCGGGCGGATCGTCGAGCATGCACTGGAGGTCCGCGTACGGGAGTTCGGCGACGACCTCCGCCTCGTGGGGGAGGGCCAGCAGCGGTGCGGCGACCTCCCGCAGCCCGGTCTCCGTACCGGCCCAGGTGACCAGCACACCGCAGACGGGCTTGCCGACGAGCTGCGGAGGCACGAAGTCCTCGGGCGGCCCGGTCAGGTAGAGGCAGCCGCCGCCCGCCTCGTCGGGCGCCGTGGCCATCAGGTCACGGAAGGCGGTGACGGCTTCCGGGCCGTCCTCGGGACGGAAGACGATCAGCGCCATGCTCATGGCGGGCAAGTCGTGCAGACGGAGCGTCAGCGAGGTGGCGACCCCGAAGTTCCCGCCGCCGCCGCGCAACGCCCAGAAGAGGTCGGGGTTCTCCTTGTCGCTCGCCCGGACCGTGGTGCCGTCGGCGGTGACCACCTCGGCGGCGAGCAGATTGTCGCAGGCCAGCCCGAACTTCCGTTCCAGCCAGCCCGATCCGCCGCCCAGTGTGAACCCGCCGACCCCGGTCGTGGACGCCCGCCCGCCGGTGGTGGCCAGCGCGAACGGCTGGGTGGCCCGGTCCAGATGGCTCATGACGGCGCCGCCACCGACCCGGGCGGTACCCGCCTCGCGGTCGACGCCCACCTCGTGCATGAGGCGCAGATCGACCACGAGTCCGCCCTCGCTCGACGCCATGCCCGCCACGCTGTGGCCGCCGCCCCGTACGGCGATCTCCAGTTCTTCCGAGCGGGCGCACCTCAGCGCCGAGGCGACGTCCTCGGCACTCGCGCACTGGGCGATGAGGGCGGGACGGCGGTCGATCATGCCGTTGAAGACGGCGCGGGCCTCGTCGTACCCCTCGTCCTCGGGGGTGTGGATCGCACCGGAGAAACCGTCCCGCAGGTGTGCCAGGGAGCTGTCGAACAACGTGCGGGGCGTCATGGCGCCCCCTTCCGAGGGGCGGAAACGTACCTCTCCAGGGTAGTCCCGGAGCTGTGGACGGGCCCGGCGGACGGGCCCCGGGATCAGCGCGCGAGGTCGTCGCTGGACGGGTCCGCCGACCGTCTCCCGTGCCGTGCCGTCAGGCCGGAGATTCCCGCGCGGACGAATTCCCGTGCCAGCAGCGCGCGTCGGGCCCGCCACTCACCGGCCGGGTCTTCGGGGAGGGCCGCCCCGTATCTGCGCCCACGGATGTCCTCCACGACCGCCACGGGCGCTCCCAGGGCGAGCAGTTCGTCGAGGGCCTCCCCCTTGGTGATCAGCCGGCCGTCACGCAGGGTCACCGTCGCCCGTGCGAAGGTCAGCATCCCCAGGTCCACCCAGACGTCCCTCAGCCACAGCTCCGCCTTGGCGTCGGCGGTCACCGGGAGCCAGTAGTGCTCCAGCTCGGCACGGACGAAACCGGTCAGCTCCCGGTCGCTCACCGCGGGCAGCAGACCGGCCGGCGGGGGCCCGCTCAGGACGGCGGCCCCCAGGGACAGCTCGCGCCGGCTCACCGGGGAGACGGGACGCTCGAACCACTCGCCGTGGGCCCAGGTCGGATGTTCCCGCGCCGCGTCGGACTCGGCCCCCAGGGGCAGGTAGGTGCAGTGCAGGGTCCGGGCGAGGGGATGACCGGTGACCAAGCGCCCGTGGACGGCCCGCAGGCCCTTCTGCTGTGCGGGGCCGAGCTCCGTACCGACCAGCGCCACCAGGTCGAGATCGCTCCGGCCCACCTGGTAGTCCCCCAGAGCCAGCGATCCGTGGGCCCAGAGGGCGACCAGCGGCACCACGGCGCCGATGTCGGCCGCGAAGCGGTCGAGCAGGGGCTTCACTTCGGCGGGGAGGCCACTCGCGGTCATGTCCGCCATTCTGTCGCTCCTGTTCCGTGGGTTCCGTTTCGGCCTGTCCTCCGGCCTGATCACAGGCCATTTTTTGGATCACGGACTCGCGAGGAGCCCGTCGAGCGGGGGCGGTGTCCGGCCCGGTGCGAGAGCCTCGACAAGGAGGCGGCCGTAGCGGATCTTGCGGCCCTTCTTCGTGCCGAGGAAGCGCCGCACCTGCTGATGTCGGGGCCGGCCCCGTTGTGCGGGCTGACGCTGGTAGGGCTGCCTGGCACGGGAGTCGCCCTCGGCGCGGAAGATCTCCTCGACTTCTGCCGTGCCGAGCGCGCGGATGAGTTCGTCCTCGAGATCCGCGGCGCATACGTAGACGTCCCGCAGCGGTGCGTGTGCCCGGGCCGGACCGCGCTCGTAGAAGCCCTTTTCGCCCTCGTCGCACAGTCCTGTCAGGCGCAGGCCGAGGCCGGCGGCCCGAGGAGCCCGGCATGATGGCCGACGCTCATCGCCCCGCCCATCGGCACGACACACACTCCCTCGGCGGTCAGGTCCCGGCCACGCCGGGCGGCCGGCGCCTCGACGGCCGCGAGATCGCTCAGCCCTTCAAGCCCCACGGGGTGCCGGACGCGGCCGCCGAGGGGAAGGCCGCGAGGCCCGGGAACCTACGGGCACGCCGGCACACCGGCCGGCCCGGACCGTCAGCAGGGTGACGGCCAGGGCCCGGCCGGACCGGCCCGCCGCTCAGCCCGCGTACGCCCCGCTGGCCGTCAGGCGCAGCGCGGTGTCGATGAGCGGGACGTGGCTGAACGCCTGCGGGAAGTTGCCCACCTGGCGCTGGAGCCGGGAGTCCCACTCCTCGGCGAGCAGTCCCAGGTCGTTGCGGAGCGAGAGCAGCTTCTCGAAGAGCTGGCGGGCCTCGTCGACCCGGCCGATCATCGCCAGGTCGTCCGCCAGCCAGAAGGAGCACGCGAGGAACGCGCCCTCGTCGCCCTCCAGGCCGTCCACGCCCGCGTCGTCGCCGGAGGTCGGGTAACGCAGCACGAACCCGTCCTCGGTCGACAGCTCGCGCTGGATCGCCTCGATCGTGCCGATGACCCGCTTGTCGTCCGGCGGGAGGAAGCCCATCTGCGGGATCAGCAGCAGCGAGGCGTCCAGTTCCTTCGACCCGTAGGACTGCGTGAAGGTGTTGCGCTCGGGGTCGTAGCCCCGGTCGCAGACGTCGCGGTGGATGTCGTCGCGCAACTCGCGCCACCGCTCCAGCGGCCCTTCCACGTCGCCGGACTCGATCAGCTTGATCGTCCGGTCGACCGCGACCCAGGCCATCACCTTGGAGTGCACGAAATGCCGACGGGGACCGCGCACCTCCCAGATGCCTTCGTCCGGCTCGTACCAGTGCTGCTCCAGGTAGCTGATCAGCTTGAGCTGGAGGCCCATGGCGTAGTCGTTGCGGGCCAGGCCCGTCATGTGTGCCAGGTGCAGCGCCTCGGTGACCTCGCCGTACACGTCGAGCTGGAGCTGGTCGGCGGCGCCGTTGCCGACGCGGACCGGGCCGGAGTTCTCGTAACCGGGCAGCCAGTCCAGTTCCGCCTCACCGAGCTCGCGCTCGCCGGCGATGCCGTACATGATCTGCAGGTTCTCCGGGTCGCCCGCCACGGCCCGCAGCAGCCACTCGCGCCAGGCGCGGGCCTCTTCGCGGTAGCCGGTGCGCAGCAGCGAGGAGAGCGTGATCGCGGCGTCGCGGAGCCAGGTGTAGCGGTAGTCCCAGTTCCGTACGCCCCCGATCTCCTCGGGCAGCGAGGTGGTGGGCGCGGCGACGATGCCGCCGGTCGGCGCGTAGGTGAGCGCCTTGAGCGTGATGAGCGAACGGATCACGGCCTCCCGGTAGGGGCCGTGGTACGTACACTGCGCGACCCACTCCTCCCAGAAGTTCTCGGTCGCCTCCAGCGAACCCTCCGGCTCCGGCAGGCCGGGCGGCTGGTGGTGCGAGGGCTGCCAGCTGATCGTGAAGGCGATGCGGTCGCCGGGGGAGACCGTGAAGTCGGAGTACGTCGTCAGGTCCTTGCCGTACGTCTCCGCCGATGTGTCCAGCCAGACGGAGTCCGGTCCGGCCACGGCGACCGTGCGGTTGTCGACCTTGTGCACCCAGGGGGTGATCCGGCCGTAGCTGAACCGCATCCGCAGGGACGAGCGCATGGGCACCCGGCCGCTGACGCCCTCCACGATCCGGATGAGCTGGGGCGCGCCGTCACGGGGCGGCATGAAATCGATCACGCGTACCGTGCCGCGTGGTGTGTCCCACTCCGACTCCAGGATGAGCGAATCGCCGCGATAACGCCGCCGGTCGGCGGCGGGCGGCTCGCCGCGGCTGCCGTCCTCGGCGGCGTCGGGCTCCAGCGGACCCAGGCGCCAGAAGCCGTGCTCCTCGGTACCCAGAAGTCCCGCGAAGATGGCGTGGGAATCGAAGCGTGGGAGGCAGAGCCAGTCGACCGTGCCGTCCCGGCAGACCAGCGCCGCTGTCTGCATGTCTCCGATGAGTGCGTAATCCTCGATGCGCCCGGCCACGTGCGTCTCCAGTCGAACGGCCATGTGTCGCCCCGCTCGGGGGCGCTTGCTGCGGAATTGGGAAAATGTTCAGGAGGGGCCGATGAGCCCTTGGACCGGCGGGAGCGGGCGGGGGTGATGCCGCGGGCCGACCGTCCCCGCTCGTCAGCGAGTGTCCGAGCAGGATACGACGCACCGATGTGATCCGCGCGATACTCCGTGGATCTTGTCGTGGCCGAAGAGTGGGGCTCGGGGCGTGTGAGGGGGTTTCGTGGCGCTCGTGCGGAGCGTGTGACCGGAAGCAGTGTCCCCAGGTCGCTGTTAGGCTGGTAGCCCGTGGACGGGTGGTCGTGTCCGAGAGCGACGAGGCCTCCGAACCGCAGCGACGGCACCCCCGGAATCTCCGGTTAGGCAGCCGGTACGTACCCAGATTTCGCTACCACGGGAGCCCCCTCTTGGCTATGCAGCCCACATCCACGACGACCAAGCACATCTTCGTCACCGGGGGTGTCGCCTCCTCCCTCGGCAAGGGTCTGACTGCCTCCAGCCTGGGTGCACTCCTCAAGGCGCGTGGTCTCCGGGTCACGATGCAGAAGCTCGACCCGTACCTCAACGTCGACCCCGGCACGATGAACCCGTTCCAGCACGGTGAGGTGTTCGTCACCAACGACGGCGCCGAGACGGACCTGGACATCGGCCACTACGAGCGCTTCCTCGACGTCGACCTCGACGGTTCCGCCAACGTCACGACCGGGCAGGTCTACTCCCAGGTCATCGCCAAGGAGCGGCGCGGCGAGTACCTCGGCGACACCGTCCAGGTCATCCCGCACATCACCAACGAGATCAAGTCCCGCATCCGCCGCATGGCGACCGGCGACGTCGACGTGGTCATCACCGAGGTCGGCGGCACCGTCGGCGACATCGAGTCGCTGCCGTTCCTGGAGACCGTCCGCCAGGTGCGCCACGAGGTCGGCCGGGACAACGTCTTCGTCGTGCACATCTCGCTGCTGCCCTACATCGGCCCCTCCGGCGAGCTGAAGACCAAGCCGACCCAGCACTCCGTGGCCGCGCTCCGCAACATCGGCATCCAGCCGGACGCCATCGTGCTCCGCGCCGACCGCGAGGTCCCCACCGCCATCAAGCGCAAGATCTCGCTGATGTGCGACGTGGACGAGAGCGCCGTCGTCGCCTGCGTCGACGCCAAGTCGATCTACGACATCCCGAAGGTGCTGCACACCGAGGGCCTCGACGCCTACGTCGTGCGCAAGCTCGACCTGCCCTTCCGGGACGTGGACTGGTCCACCTGGGACGACCTGCTGGACCGCGTCCACAACCCCGACCACGAGGTCACCGTCGCCCTGGTCGGCAAGTACATCGACCTCCCCGACGCCTACCTCTCGGTCACCGAGGCCATCCGCGCCGGCGGCTTCGCGAACAAGGCCCGCGTCAAGGTCGAGTGGGTCACCTCCGACGACTGCAAGACCCCGGCCGGCGCCGCCCGCCACCTCGCGGGCGTGGACGCCATCTGCATCCCCGGCGGCTTCGGCGAGCGCGGTGTCGACGGCAAGGTGGGCGCCATCCAGTACGCCCGCGAGAACAAGGTGCCGCTGCTCGGCCTCTGCCTGGGCCTCCAGTGCATCGTGATCGAGGCGGCCCGCAACGTCGCCGGCATCCCGGACGCCAACTCCACCGAGTTCGACGCGGCGACCTCCCACCCCGTCATCTCCACGATGGAGGAGCAGCTCGCGTACGTCGAGGGCGCGGGCGACCTGGGCGGCACCATGCGTCTGGGCCTCTACCCGGCGAAGCTCGCCGAGGGCTCGCTCGTCCGTGAGGCGTACTCCGGCGAGCCGTACGTCGAGGAGCGCCACCGTCACCGCTACGAGGTGAACAACGCCTACCGCACGGAGCTGGAGAAGAAGGCCGGACTGGTCTTCTCCGGCACCTCTCCGGACAACAAGCTCGTCGAGTACGTCGAGTACCCGCGCGAGGTCCACCCCTACCTCGTCGCCACCCAGGCCCACCCGGAGCTGCGCTCCCGCCCGACCCGCCCGCACCCGCTCTTCGCGGGTCTGGTGAAGGCCGCCGTCGCGCGTCAGGCGCAGGCCGCCGAATCGGGCAAGTAGTCCCGAGGCATTACCGTTGACCGGGGTACGCGTCCGAAGAGGACGGGTGCCCCGGTTTTTCGTGACGTGAGCGGGAGGACGCAGATGGGCATCCAGGACAGGGCCGAGGAATGGCGGGTCACCGCGACGGTGACGCCCTTCACCGGCAACAAGACCAGCGTCCGCACGGACGACGTCGTGATGCCCGACGGTACGGTCGTGGGCCGCGACTACCAGGTCCACCCCGGCTCCGTCGCGATCCTGGCGATCGACGACGAGGACCACGTCCTGGTGCTGCGTCAGTACCGCCACCCCGTGCGCCAGAAGCTCTGGGAGATCCCGGCCGGACTGCTCGACGTCCCCGGCGAGAACCCGCTCGCCGCCGCCCAGCGCGAGCTGTACGAGGAGGCGCACGTCAAGGCGGAGGACTGGCGGGTCCTGACCGACGTCTACACCAGCCCCGGCGGTTCCGACGAGGCGGTGCGCATCTTCCTCGCCCGTGATCTCTCCGAAGCGGTGGGCGAGCGTTTCGCGGTCGCCGAGGAAGAGGCGGACATGGAGCTGGCGCGGGTCCCGCTGAAGGACCTGGTCCGCGGCGTCCTCGCGGGCGACCTGCACAACAGCTGCCTGGTCATGGGGGTACTGGCGCTGACCGCGGCCCGGACGGCGGACGGCGAGCAGTCGCTGCGCCCGGCCGAGGCCCCCTGGCCCGCCCGTCCGTTCGAGGCGTAGCGGAACGCGGGGCCTCCGTCTCACGGCAGAGGCCCCGCCCCCGCGCCGCTGCCCCGCCTCCCGTCCTCGCCCTTTTCCCGTCGGACGATCGTAAGAATCGCTGATCCGATCGGGGGAGTCCCCGCCCCGCTCCGCCCTGATCGGCGGCGCCGCTGAACTACGCTCGAAAGGCCCGCCGGAGCTCCGGCGGGGCACCGGGTGCGGCGAAGTGGAGCGTGGCTCGTGACGGATCAGGCGGTGGACACCAGCGGCCCGGCCCGAGCGCCCGGCACCGAGGAGCCCTCCGGTGTCGTCCCACCCGAACTGTTCGGCCGTCAGCGAGAGTTGAAAGCCCTTCAGGAGGACATCGAGCGGGCCGGGCTGAACACCATCGCCGGCCGCAAGGCGGCCCGCGCCCGGGTCCTGCTGATCGCCGGACGCGCGGGATCGGGGCGCAGTGCCCTCGCCGCCGCCTTCGCGCACGCGCTGACCGGCACGGCCCCCGCCGGCGGCTCCACGGGCCCCCTTCCCTGGGCCGCGCCCGGCACCGGCACCGGCGACTACCCGGACGGTGTCCTGCGCGTCAGCCTGACCGACCCCGACGGCACCCGGGTGCCGTCGGAGCGCACCGCCCGCGAGATCCTCGGCCTGCTCTCCCTGGCCACGCCGCCCGGCGCGGACGCCGACGAGCTCACCGAGATGGTCCGCGAAGCCCTCGCCGTGCGGCGGCTGCTGCTCCTGCTCGACGACGCGGTGGACGCCGAGCAGGTGGACCCCCTCCTCCCGGACGGCCCCGGCTGCCTGGTGCTGGCCACCGCGACCGGCCCGCTGACGGGTGTCCCCGACGTCCGTCCCTGCACCATCGGCGGGCTGGACACCGGCTCCGCCGTGCGCCTCCTGGCGCGGGTGGTCGGCCAGGTGCGGATCACCGTGGACCCCCGGAGCGCCGAGACCCTGGTGGAGGAGTGCGGCGGCCAGCCCGCCGCCCTGCTGCTCGTCGCCGGGTGGATCGCCGCCCGTCCGACCGCCTCCGTCGCCGACGCCACCCAGCACTTGCTGCGCACTCCGCAGGACACGGAGCAGCCGGTGGGCGCCCGGCCGCTGGTCCGCGCCTTCCGGATGGCCCACGACTCCCTGCTGGAGACCCCCGCCCGGATACTGCGACTGCTCGCGCTGGCACCCGGGGGCCTCGCCGACGCCCACACCGCCTCCGCGCTGGCCGGCTGCTCCGTCCTGGCCGCCCGCCGGACCCTGGACGACTTCACCGGCCTCGGGCTGCTGCGCACGGACGGCGCCGCCGAACCCCAGTACGAGGTGCCGGGCGCCCTGGCACCCCTGCTGCGGGCCCTCCTGGAGGAGCGGGACCGGCCGGCCGAGATCGAACTGGCCCGGGCCCGGATGCTGGAGCGCACCGTACGGCTGCTCCACTCCTGCCGGGCGGTCGCCGAGCCGGAGGACTCCCCGGCCCGGGGCAAGCTCGCCGGACTGCCCAAGACGCTCCGCTTCGCCGCCCCGGAGGAGGCGGCCGTCTGGCTGCGCGTCAGGCTGCCCTCCCTGGTGGCCGCCGCCCGCATGGCGGTGGCGGACGGAGAACTGGACACCCTCGCCCGCCGCCTGGTGGCGGCCCTGGTGCGGGCGCTCGCCGCGCACCTGGGCACGGAGGCCGCCGCGCCCGAGCTGTACGGGCTGCACGGCCTGGTGCTCGACGTCGCCGAGCGCCGGGAGCTGCCCCGGGAACGCGCAGCCGCGCTGCTCAACCTCGCCGACCTCGACGCCGGTACGGGCCGCACCCGCACCGCCCTCGCCCGCTACCGGGCCGCCCTGGACGCCGGACGGGAGGCGAAGGACCTCTACGCCACCGGCCGCGCCATGGAGTCCGTAGGGGGCGCCTACGCCGAACTGGGGGACTACCCGCGCGCCTCCGACTGGTACGGCCGGGCGCTCGCGCAGCGGCTCGCCCAGGGCGACCGCGAGGGTGAGGCCCGGCTGTACGGGCGGCTCGGCGCGGTGCACGCGTACGCCGGACGGTACGGCGAGGCGCTGCGGAACTGGCGGGCCGCCGCGTCCGGCCTGCGCAGGATCGGTGACCTCCCGGCCCAGGCCAGGGCGCTCAGCGAGGCGGCCCGGGTCCAGGAGTACGCGGGCCGCCCGCACGACTCGCTGCGCACCTGCCGGGAGGCCGTCGACCTCGCCCGGCGGGCCGAGGACGTGCGGCTCCAGGCGGCGCTGCAGCTGCGGCTGGCCGACACCCTGGACCGGCTCGGCGATCCCGCGGCGGCCGCGCTGCACCGGGCCACGGCGGACCGGCTGCTGGGCGAGACGGAATCCACCTACGAAAACCTTGGCGCTTCGGTCGAAAATTAGTTCTTTGCAAGGCTAGACAGCGGGAAGTCCTTCATTAGACTGGCTCTGCCGCCTGCTTCCGTGGTGCCCCACGGGTGAGGTGCGTTTCCGTGCAAGTCCGTGCAATCCGGCGTTCTCCCGGCCCCGGCCGGCCGCCCGCTGCCCGGGCGCCCCTCCGAGCCAAGGACCGTGATCGACGTGAAGGTCGGCATCCCCCGCGAAGTCAAGAACAACGAGTTCCGGGTGGCGATCACGCCGGCCGGAGTGCACGAGCTGGTCCGGCACGGCCACGAGGTCGTCGTCGAACGGAACGCCGGTGCGGGCTCGTCCATCCCGGACGAGGAGTACGCCGCCGCCGGCGCGCGCGTCCTGCCCACCGCGGACGAGGTCTGGGCCGCCGCCGACCTGCTGCTCAAGGTCAAGGAGCCGGTCGCCGAGGAGTACCACCGGCTCCGCAAGGGCCAGACTCTCTTCACCTACCTCCACCTCGCGGCCTCCCGCGAGTGCACCGACGCGCTGCTGGGGTCGGGTACCACGGCCATCGCGTACGAGACCGTCGAGACCGCGAACCGCGCGCTGCCCTTGCTCGCCCCCATGTCCGAGGTCGCGGGCCGGCTGGCCCCGCAGGTCGGCGCCTACCACCTGATGCGCTCGGCGGGCGGCCGGGGCGTGCTGCCCGGCGGCGTCCCCGGCACGGCCGCCGCCAGGGCGGTCGTCATCGGCGGCGGCGTCTCCGGCTGGAACGCCACCCAGATCGCCGTGGGGCTCGGCTTCCACGTCACCCTGCTCGACCGGGACGTCAACAAGCTGCGCGAGGCCGACAGGGTCTTCGGGACCCGGGTGCAGACCGTGGTCTCCAACGCCTTCGAACTGGAGAAGGCGGTCGTCGGGGCCGACCTCGTCGTCGGTGCCGTCCTCGTCCCGGGCGCGAAGGCCCCGAAGCTGGTCACCAACGAGCTCGTCGCCAAGATGAAGCCCGGAAGTGTTCTTGTCGACATTGCGATCGACCAGGGCGGCTGCTTCGAGGACTCGCACCCGACCACACACGCCGAACCCACCTTCACGGTCCACGATTCGGTGTTCTACTGCGTCGCGAACATGCCCGGCGCGGTTCCGAACACCTCCACCTACGCCCTCACCAACGCCACGCTCCCGTACATCGTCGAGCTGGCGAACCGGGGATGGGTCGAGGCGCTGCGCCGGGACGCGGCCCTGGCCAGGGGCCTCAACACCCATGACGGGCAAGTCGTTTACCGCGAAGTCGCCGAGGCGCACGACCTTCCGCACGTCGAGCTGGGCTCGATCGTCGGCTGACGGGAAGGCCTCTTTCCGCCCGCCGTCCCGTCAATCCCACACGTCCGGCCGGACCTTGCGCGACAAGGTCCGGCCGGACGTGTGAGGGGGTTCGGGGCTCGCGGGCAACACGCGCTGAACGCCCCGCTTTACCCGATTCATTCCCTCGTGAAATGCGCGCCTCGCTCCCCGCACACCCTTGACAGGAGGGTGTTCGATTGCCGACACATCGGGCCGGGTCCGGCAGATTGTGTTGCTGCGGACCGGTGACACGCCATAGAGTCGCCCATCGTCGGCATGGTGCCACGCTGACCTATCGATAAGTTTCCTGGTCACATCCAAGGAGGTAAGACGACTTGTGAATGAGTCGACATTTACTCCCGGGGGTGGTCAACCAGGGATGCCTGCACGGGGTCAGGGCCCGAACGGGCTCGAAGCTGTCGGCTCCGTCGCGGTCCGCACCTTCGCGACCCACCAGCACATGACGACGCCCCCCCAGATGATGGACGGCCTACACGTGAACGCCATGGCCGGCAACGAGAGTGGCCGCGACACCGCCCACCTCGCCGACTTCGCCGATATGCCCGAGGGGCACTTCTACGACCCCGACGCCGAGTACGAACCCGATCCGGAGTACGCGGCCACACTCGCCCCCGACGCGGCGCGACAGCGCCGTGAGCGGATCGGCCCGACCGGGCGCCCGTTGCCCTACTTCCCGATCCCGGGACCGCTGACCGAGCACGGTCCCGCCAAGATCATCGCGATGTGCAACCAGAAGGGCGGGGTGGGAAAGACCACCTCGACCATCAACCTGGGTGCCGCGCTCGCCGAGTACGGACGACGTGTCCTGCTCGTCGACTTCGACCCGCAGGGCGCCCTCTCGGTCGGCCTCGGCGTCAACCCGATGGAGCTGGACCTCACCGTCTACAACCTGCTCATGGAGCGGGGCATGGCGGCCGACGAGGTTCTGCTGAAGACGGCGGTCCCCAACATGGACCTGCTGCCCAGCAACATCGACCTGTCCGCCGCCGAGGTGCAGCTCGTCAGCGAGGTGGCCCGCGAGTCGACCCTGCAGCGCGCGCTCAAGCCGCTGATGGCCGACTACGACTACATCGTGATCGACTGTCAGCCCTCGCTCGGCCTGCTCACCGTGAACGCCCTGACGGCCGCACACAAGGTGATCGTGCCGCTGGAGTGCGAGTTCTTCGCACTGCGCGGTGTGGCCCTGCTCACCGAGACCATCGAGAAGGTCCAGGAGCGGCTCAACCCCGAGCTGGAGCTCGACGGCATCCTCGCCACGATGTACGACTCCCGTACGGTGCACAGCCGCGAGGTGCTCGCCCGTGTGGTGGAGGCCTTCGACGACCACGTCTACCACACGGTCATCGGACGCACGGTGCGCTTCCCGGAGACCACGGTCGCCGGTGAACCCATCACCACGTACGCCTCCAACTCGGTCGGCGCCGCCGCCTACCGACAGCTCGCCAGGGAGGTGCTCGCCCGGTGTCACGCCGAGTGAGTCTGCCCGGTGCCGACGAACTGTTCCGCACCACCGGGGGGACGGGACTCCAGTCCTCCTCCCCGGCGGAGCGGCGGCGCAAGGCGAACGGCGAGGCACGGGTGCCCGCACCCGCCGGGGAGGGCGACACAGCGCCGTCCGCCCCGGCGGGCGGCGCCCCACCGGAGCGGCCGGCGGGGCGCGAGGACCACTCCGCGACCGGCGCCGAGGGGGTCGACCCGCGCGGACGCACGGGCGGTCCCGACCGTGTGACGGTGCCCCGGACCGGCCCCGGGCCCCAGGGCCGGCCGCCGGCCCAGGAACAGACCGGGGAGCAGCAGCGCGGACGCGGCACCGGCCAGGGCAGGGGTGCCAACCGGCGGCCCAGCGGCCGGGAACGGCACGACGAGAAGATCACGGTCTACGTCTCGGCCGAGGAACTGATGGACCTCGAACACGCCCGGCTGGTCCTGCGCGGCGAGCACGGCCTCGCCGTCGACCGCGGGCGCATCGTCCGCGAAGCGGTCGCCGTCGTCCTGGCCGACCTGGAATCGCGCGGCGACGCGAGCATCCTCGTACGGCGGCTGCGCGGCCGCTGAGCGGTCCGCCGCAGGTAGCCTGCCCGGCAGGGCCGCAAACCCTGCCGCCCGCCCCGCGCGGCCGGCTCCCGCTCCCCGCCGGACGCCCGGCCCGTGCGCGACCGCACGGCGCGGCCGGTCCGCCGCCCGCCGTACACCTGGACTGCTCCGTGCCGTTGCCCCCGCCCGACGACTCCGCCGCCCCGCGCCGCCGCGCCCTCGGACGAGGACCCGGGGTGGCGGAGCCGGCGCCGGCCGAGGCGGCTCCCGCCCCCGCGG
The DNA window shown above is from Streptomyces sp. NBC_00247 and carries:
- a CDS encoding FAD-binding oxidoreductase, producing the protein MTPRTLFDSSLAHLRDGFSGAIHTPEDEGYDEARAVFNGMIDRRPALIAQCASAEDVASALRCARSEELEIAVRGGGHSVAGMASSEGGLVVDLRLMHEVGVDREAGTARVGGGAVMSHLDRATQPFALATTGGRASTTGVGGFTLGGGSGWLERKFGLACDNLLAAEVVTADGTTVRASDKENPDLFWALRGGGGNFGVATSLTLRLHDLPAMSMALIVFRPEDGPEAVTAFRDLMATAPDEAGGGCLYLTGPPEDFVPPQLVGKPVCGVLVTWAGTETGLREVAAPLLALPHEAEVVAELPYADLQCMLDDPPGRRNYWSAEYLGGFPDEAVAAFCATAGAMPVPSGSQHILFPLGGAVASGPADLPVRWRSSPWVVHPFGIWDDPADDARARNWVHEARAGVGPWADDAVYLNFIGQEGHERVVAAFGEENYARLAGVKRRYDPDNVFRLNHNIEPAAA
- a CDS encoding glycoside hydrolase family 15 protein, whose amino-acid sequence is MAGRIEDYALIGDMQTAALVCRDGTVDWLCLPRFDSHAIFAGLLGTEEHGFWRLGPLEPDAAEDGSRGEPPAADRRRYRGDSLILESEWDTPRGTVRVIDFMPPRDGAPQLIRIVEGVSGRVPMRSSLRMRFSYGRITPWVHKVDNRTVAVAGPDSVWLDTSAETYGKDLTTYSDFTVSPGDRIAFTISWQPSHHQPPGLPEPEGSLEATENFWEEWVAQCTYHGPYREAVIRSLITLKALTYAPTGGIVAAPTTSLPEEIGGVRNWDYRYTWLRDAAITLSSLLRTGYREEARAWREWLLRAVAGDPENLQIMYGIAGERELGEAELDWLPGYENSGPVRVGNGAADQLQLDVYGEVTEALHLAHMTGLARNDYAMGLQLKLISYLEQHWYEPDEGIWEVRGPRRHFVHSKVMAWVAVDRTIKLIESGDVEGPLERWRELRDDIHRDVCDRGYDPERNTFTQSYGSKELDASLLLIPQMGFLPPDDKRVIGTIEAIQRELSTEDGFVLRYPTSGDDAGVDGLEGDEGAFLACSFWLADDLAMIGRVDEARQLFEKLLSLRNDLGLLAEEWDSRLQRQVGNFPQAFSHVPLIDTALRLTASGAYAG
- a CDS encoding CTP synthase; translated protein: MQPTSTTTKHIFVTGGVASSLGKGLTASSLGALLKARGLRVTMQKLDPYLNVDPGTMNPFQHGEVFVTNDGAETDLDIGHYERFLDVDLDGSANVTTGQVYSQVIAKERRGEYLGDTVQVIPHITNEIKSRIRRMATGDVDVVITEVGGTVGDIESLPFLETVRQVRHEVGRDNVFVVHISLLPYIGPSGELKTKPTQHSVAALRNIGIQPDAIVLRADREVPTAIKRKISLMCDVDESAVVACVDAKSIYDIPKVLHTEGLDAYVVRKLDLPFRDVDWSTWDDLLDRVHNPDHEVTVALVGKYIDLPDAYLSVTEAIRAGGFANKARVKVEWVTSDDCKTPAGAARHLAGVDAICIPGGFGERGVDGKVGAIQYARENKVPLLGLCLGLQCIVIEAARNVAGIPDANSTEFDAATSHPVISTMEEQLAYVEGAGDLGGTMRLGLYPAKLAEGSLVREAYSGEPYVEERHRHRYEVNNAYRTELEKKAGLVFSGTSPDNKLVEYVEYPREVHPYLVATQAHPELRSRPTRPHPLFAGLVKAAVARQAQAAESGK
- a CDS encoding NUDIX hydrolase, producing the protein MGIQDRAEEWRVTATVTPFTGNKTSVRTDDVVMPDGTVVGRDYQVHPGSVAILAIDDEDHVLVLRQYRHPVRQKLWEIPAGLLDVPGENPLAAAQRELYEEAHVKAEDWRVLTDVYTSPGGSDEAVRIFLARDLSEAVGERFAVAEEEADMELARVPLKDLVRGVLAGDLHNSCLVMGVLALTAARTADGEQSLRPAEAPWPARPFEA
- a CDS encoding tetratricopeptide repeat protein, with protein sequence MTDQAVDTSGPARAPGTEEPSGVVPPELFGRQRELKALQEDIERAGLNTIAGRKAARARVLLIAGRAGSGRSALAAAFAHALTGTAPAGGSTGPLPWAAPGTGTGDYPDGVLRVSLTDPDGTRVPSERTAREILGLLSLATPPGADADELTEMVREALAVRRLLLLLDDAVDAEQVDPLLPDGPGCLVLATATGPLTGVPDVRPCTIGGLDTGSAVRLLARVVGQVRITVDPRSAETLVEECGGQPAALLLVAGWIAARPTASVADATQHLLRTPQDTEQPVGARPLVRAFRMAHDSLLETPARILRLLALAPGGLADAHTASALAGCSVLAARRTLDDFTGLGLLRTDGAAEPQYEVPGALAPLLRALLEERDRPAEIELARARMLERTVRLLHSCRAVAEPEDSPARGKLAGLPKTLRFAAPEEAAVWLRVRLPSLVAAARMAVADGELDTLARRLVAALVRALAAHLGTEAAAPELYGLHGLVLDVAERRELPRERAAALLNLADLDAGTGRTRTALARYRAALDAGREAKDLYATGRAMESVGGAYAELGDYPRASDWYGRALAQRLAQGDREGEARLYGRLGAVHAYAGRYGEALRNWRAAASGLRRIGDLPAQARALSEAARVQEYAGRPHDSLRTCREAVDLARRAEDVRLQAALQLRLADTLDRLGDPAAAALHRATADRLLGETESTYENLGASVEN